Proteins from a single region of Hermetia illucens chromosome 3, iHerIll2.2.curated.20191125, whole genome shotgun sequence:
- the LOC119650763 gene encoding V-type proton ATPase 116 kDa subunit a1-like, whose translation MGSMFRSEAMALCQMFIQPEAAYTTVSELGESGTVQFRDTNGQMTASQRKFVQEVRRCDEMERKLRYIESKLLKEEVAIPEMTGDIPRAPNPREMIDIEAHLEKVENEILELSQNEINLKSNFVELSEMRKVLEITQGFFSDDEMLDARRSIPNERLIPTGSNANVPLGQRNSLEFVAGVIKRERVFAFERMLWRISRGNVFLKTADISEPTKDPVTGHMVFKVVFVAFFQGDQLKDRIKKICTGFHASLYPCPSAHSEREEMIKGVSTRLEDLKIVLNQTDDHCRRVLVSISRELPKWNIMVKKMKAIYHTMNFFNMDVSKKCMIGECWVPVNDLPSVKTALVNGSAEVGSTVPSFLNIISTSEQPPTFIRTNKFTRGFQNLIDSYGVATYREVNPGLYTIVTFPFLFGVMFGDLGHGFIMFLFALVMVLKEKTIAAQKKGEIARIFFSGRYIILLMGLFAMYTGFLYNDLFSISMNVFGSGWRVNLDNATVMGNAQLTLNPTTDALVNIYPMGIDPIWQLATNKIIFSNSFKMKLSIILGVIHMVFGVCMSVVNHIHFRKPAYIALEFLPQIIFLLLMFGWMMTLMIMKWIMFNARVDTPQKFREGCAPSILITFINMVLFKEETPLPGCNTYIFEGQDILQIVFVIASLVCIPWLLFGKPIFKIMTRTRHHGEILALPSTDMTESTDLDSPEDAPNGEAPSPVPTEPIVANKAHHEEEPSSEIFILQAIHTVEYVLSTVSHTASYLRLWALSLAHAELSEVLWGQILRRILKIPSYVAVPAIFLAFLAWSGLTISIMVLMEGLSAFLHTLRLHWVEFMSKFYAGEGYPFMPFSFKAMLESDEDEDA comes from the exons ATGGGCTCGATGTTCCGAAGCGAGGCGATGGCTTTATGCCAAATGTTCATACAACCAGAAGCAGCGTATACCACGGTTTCCGAACTTGGTGAAAGTGGAACGGTACAATTTCGTGAT ACGAATGGTCAAATGACCGCCTCTCAACGAAAATTCGTGCAAGAAGTCCGACGTTGCGATGAAATGGAACGCAAGTTGCGGTACATCGAATCGAAACTTCTCAAAGAGGAAGTAGCTATCCCTGAGATGACTGGCGATATTCCAAGAGCACCCAATCCTCGCGAAATGATTGATATTGAGGCTCATTTAGAGaaagttgaaaatgaaattctGGAACTATCGCAGAACGAGATAAATCTGAAGTCGAATTTCGTTGAACTATCCGAAATGCGAAAAGTCCTGGAAATTACTCAAGGATTTTTCTCTGATGATGAGATGTTAGACGCAAGGCGGAGTATTCCAAATGAGCGTCTCATCCCAACAGGGTCGAACGCGAATGTGCCATTGGGTCAACGAAATAGCTTGGAATTCGTTGCGGGCGTTATTAAGCGTGAAAGAGTTTTCGCATTTGAACGCATGCTTTGGAGAATATCACGCGGCAATGTTTTCCTAAAAACTGCGGATATCTCGGAGCCCACGAAAGACCCAGTAACTGGCCATATGGTCTTCAAAGTAGTTTTCGTTGCTTTCTTTCAAGGCGATCAATTGAAAGACAGAATCAAGAAAATTTGTACAGGATTCCATGCTTCTTTGTATCCGTGCCCAAGTGCCCATTCTGAACGAGAAGAGATGATTAAAGGTGTGAGTACACGATTGGAAGATTTGAAAATCGTTCTGAATCAAACGGACGATCACTGCAGACGAGTGCTAGTATCCATATCCAGAGAGCTTCCGAAATGGAACATAATGGTCAAAAAGATGAAAGCAATTTACCACACCATGAATTTCTTCAATATGGACGTGAGTAAAAAATGCATGATCGGAGAATGTTGGGTGCCTGTAAACGACCTTCCGTCTGTGAAAACTGCTCTTGTTAATGGCTCTGCGGAAGTTGGAAGTACAGTTCCATCATTTCTTAACATTATCAGTACAAGCGAACAGCCGCCGACTTTCATACGTACCAACAAATTCACGAGGGGCTTCCAGAACTTGATCGATTCCTACGGGGTGGCAACATACAGAGAAGTTAATCCTGGACTTTACACAATCGTTACGTTTCCATTCTTATTCGGAGTCATGTTTGGAGATCTGGGACACGGATTCATCATGTTCTTATTTGCACTTGTGATGGTCCTTAAAGAAAAGACCATAGCCGCCCAgaagaagggtgaaattgcaaggatattCTTTTCAGGCAGATATATCATTTTGTTGATGGGGCTGTTCGCTATGTATACTGGCTTTCTCTACAACGATTTATTCTCAATATCAATGAATGTGTTCGGATCGGGTTGGAGAGTGAATCTCGATAACGCCACCGTAATGGGAAATGCTCAACTGACTCTCAACCCGACAACAGACGCCCTCGTTAACATCTACCCGATGGGTATAGATCCAATATGGCAACTGGCTACGAATAAGATTATCTTTTCGAATTCGTTCAAAATGAAATTGTCTATCATTCTTGGTGTAATCCACATGGTATTTGGCGTCTGCATGAGCGTTGTTAACCACATACATTTCCGGAAACCTGCATATATCGCCTTGGAATTTCTACCACAAATTATATTCTTGCTGCTGATGTTTGGCTGGATGATGACACTCATGATCATGAAATGGATTATGTTTAACGCGAGAGTCGATACTCCTCAAAAGTTTCGTGAAGGATGCGCTCCTTCTATTCTTATTACGTTTATCAACATGGTCCTCTTCAAAGAAGAGACTCCACTACCCGGTtgtaatacatacatattcgAAGGCCAGGATATACTGCAAATAGTGTTCGTCATCGCCTCTTTGGTATGCATACCATGGCTTTTATTTGGAAaaccaattttcaaaataatgacAAGAACTCGCCATCATGGG GAAATTCTTGCCTTGCCTTCCACAGATATGACGGAGAGTACAGACCTCGATTCACCTGAGGatgctccaaatggtgaagctCCTTCACCCGTTCCCACGGAGCCGATTGTTGCAAATAAAGCCCATCATGAAGAGGAACCTTCCAGCGAAATTTTCATCCTACAAGCAATTCACACAGTTGAATATGTTCTTAGTACAGTTTCACACACAGCTTCATATCTCCGATTGTGGGCATTGTCCTTAGCGCATGCTG AGCTTTCGGAAGTACTCTGGGGACAAATATTAAGAAGAATCTTAAAAATACCTTCATATGTAGCAGTGCCCGCCATATTTTTAGCTTTTCTGGCTTGGTCAGGATTAACTATAAGCATTATGGTGTTGATGGAAGGACTGTCGGCGTTTTTGCATACTCTTCGGTTGCATTG GGTCGAGTTCATGAGCAAATTCTACGCAGGAGAAGGTTATCCATTCATGCCATTCAGTTTTAAGGCAATGCTGGAGTCCGACGAAGACGAAGATGcctaa